Proteins from a genomic interval of Desulfitibacter alkalitolerans DSM 16504:
- a CDS encoding TasA family protein, whose amino-acid sequence MIKSRMLVSMLVIALAAALIGGATMAWFTDTDTAGETTFTAGTLIVDVSKGLTAFNNLLPNASKHGNMNPGDVYDEIEIIIENDGTKNFAWFGNWTATAVDETKTDVLLDAIYIKTMKMEFLRPDATAWEPADQFITNGVGSGLYPGWYNTLAAGSTFGVVSLRSWIDNNGMGSTPFEHMGALRPGYKYKLTVQFGFHHLADNNYQGDVASPINVGFAVEAHQVNVDALNAFQPNFGTWHYNWLMDQLAKQ is encoded by the coding sequence ATGATTAAAAGTAGAATGTTAGTTAGTATGTTGGTAATTGCTTTAGCGGCTGCTCTTATTGGTGGTGCAACAATGGCGTGGTTTACAGACACAGATACTGCAGGAGAAACTACATTTACAGCCGGCACATTAATTGTGGATGTTAGTAAGGGTTTAACTGCATTTAACAATTTGCTTCCAAATGCATCCAAGCACGGCAACATGAACCCTGGTGATGTTTATGATGAAATAGAAATTATTATTGAAAACGATGGAACCAAGAACTTTGCATGGTTTGGCAACTGGACAGCTACTGCGGTAGATGAAACAAAAACTGACGTTTTATTAGATGCAATCTACATTAAAACCATGAAAATGGAATTTTTAAGGCCTGATGCAACTGCGTGGGAGCCTGCAGATCAGTTTATTACTAACGGCGTTGGCTCTGGACTTTACCCAGGTTGGTATAATACTCTGGCAGCCGGCAGCACATTCGGTGTAGTATCACTTCGCAGCTGGATAGACAATAATGGCATGGGATCTACTCCCTTTGAACACATGGGTGCTTTAAGACCTGGTTACAAGTACAAGTTAACTGTTCAGTTTGGTTTCCACCACCTTGCTGACAATAACTATCAGGGTGATGTAGCCAGTCCAATAAACGTTGGATTTGCTGTAGAAGCACATCAGGTAAATGTGGACGCTCTTAATGCATTCCAGCCAAACTTTGGTACTTGGCATTACAACTGGTTAATGGATCAACTAGCCAAGCAATAG
- a CDS encoding signal peptidase I — translation MEDKSSITQIAEENDLIKNEDVNNEDKKPKKLWKSIFNIIGNTIFVISLILIGFLVFSMVQSKISGGPPTIAGHQMYIVAGGSMSPSFEAGSLSIVEMVEPINLGVGDIITYRDNNNVGITTHRVMEIHNESGSLSFTTRGDANDVNDPHPVLAENIIGRVSFTIPYIGLLMNFGQSKTGLLTLVIIPGILLIIFELRNLMKYAAQAEKEKTSKKAQNTLTSKDT, via the coding sequence ATGGAAGATAAAAGCAGCATTACACAAATAGCAGAAGAAAATGACCTGATAAAAAATGAGGATGTGAACAATGAAGATAAAAAACCAAAGAAGCTTTGGAAATCAATCTTCAATATAATAGGCAATACGATATTTGTGATTTCTCTTATTCTCATAGGCTTTCTGGTCTTTTCAATGGTGCAGAGCAAGATTTCCGGAGGGCCTCCCACAATAGCAGGGCATCAAATGTATATTGTTGCCGGTGGCAGTATGAGTCCGTCCTTTGAGGCCGGCAGCCTGTCCATTGTAGAGATGGTTGAACCTATTAATTTAGGTGTGGGTGACATTATTACCTATAGAGACAACAATAATGTTGGAATTACCACTCACAGGGTCATGGAAATACACAATGAAAGCGGCAGCCTTAGTTTTACTACTCGAGGAGATGCCAATGATGTTAACGACCCTCATCCTGTACTTGCGGAGAATATTATTGGCAGGGTAAGCTTTACTATTCCCTATATAGGGCTTCTAATGAACTTTGGTCAGTCAAAGACGGGCTTGCTAACCCTGGTGATTATTCCAGGAATACTTCTCATCATATTTGAACTTCGAAATCTCATGAAGTATGCAGCGCAGGCTGAAAAGGAAAAAACCAGTAAAAAAGCCCAAAATACTTTGACCAGCAAAGATACATAA
- a CDS encoding TasA family protein has translation MNARKAILMAVIVIVLAAAMVGGATMAWFTDSASSGDVEFTAGTLRIDANTAYFYGVEYKNPENQRGTLYEIFVDDDNDTVSYSKLYDSTRTALNALAYDRKNKRLYYADGNGNLFYYDFNTGQGDKSAGKLFPANTKIFNAAFGLGYYWFVKEGSDDLYKVSFNSNGSIAQVVLAHENFTGNPNRRFGFGDISMDMRDGIIYGSTTGPGSSNRLFFSYNVYTQDYIEYAGNANSLQIAFGANGVLYGTVTRDYDWYRVDTSTGTRTFFYKSDLMFGDLASNHQNNWNPGDCELVNYEFKNIGTKNMVFRFTPSIEWSGNLDLSNIDIELCDNSNDWVRFGDTFYYVGAPLAPGENAALCLKVCLSGPDTDNEYQGATLTLGGEVEAVQSSNNAPYYQWNLGDSGNPTQLQQLYDYLLPQ, from the coding sequence GTGAATGCAAGAAAAGCAATACTAATGGCAGTAATAGTGATAGTACTGGCTGCAGCCATGGTTGGTGGAGCAACAATGGCCTGGTTTACAGATAGTGCTAGTTCAGGAGATGTAGAGTTTACAGCTGGCACTTTACGCATCGATGCCAATACTGCATACTTTTATGGCGTTGAGTATAAAAATCCTGAAAACCAGCGTGGAACCCTTTACGAGATTTTTGTAGACGATGATAATGATACCGTTAGCTACAGCAAATTGTATGACTCGACCAGGACAGCTTTAAATGCCCTTGCATATGATAGGAAAAACAAGCGTCTATATTATGCCGATGGAAACGGGAACCTTTTTTATTATGACTTTAACACAGGTCAAGGTGACAAATCCGCTGGTAAGCTTTTCCCAGCCAACACAAAGATTTTTAACGCTGCTTTTGGCCTTGGATACTACTGGTTTGTCAAAGAAGGAAGCGATGATCTCTACAAGGTAAGCTTCAACTCTAATGGAAGTATCGCCCAGGTAGTCCTGGCCCATGAGAATTTCACTGGTAATCCTAATAGACGTTTTGGTTTTGGTGATATTTCCATGGATATGAGGGATGGGATTATATACGGCAGTACAACAGGTCCCGGCAGTTCTAATAGATTGTTTTTCTCATATAATGTCTATACTCAGGATTATATAGAATATGCAGGAAATGCAAACAGTTTGCAAATCGCCTTTGGTGCAAATGGTGTGCTTTATGGAACAGTGACCAGAGATTATGATTGGTATAGAGTGGACACATCAACCGGTACGAGGACTTTCTTCTATAAGAGTGATCTTATGTTCGGAGATTTAGCATCTAACCATCAAAACAACTGGAACCCTGGAGATTGTGAATTAGTAAATTATGAATTTAAAAACATAGGTACCAAGAATATGGTCTTTAGATTTACCCCCAGTATTGAATGGAGTGGCAATTTAGACCTCAGCAACATTGACATAGAACTATGTGACAATTCTAATGATTGGGTCAGGTTTGGAGATACATTCTATTATGTGGGTGCTCCTCTTGCTCCAGGAGAAAATGCAGCTCTTTGCCTAAAGGTGTGCCTCAGTGGACCAGATACAGACAACGAGTATCAGGGTGCAACATTAACCCTTGGGGGAGAAGTGGAAGCAGTACAATCTTCCAACAATGCTCCATATTATCAGTGGAATCTTGGAGACAGTGGCAATCCAACGCAATTACAGCAGCTTTATGACTATTTACTTCCACAATAA